Within the Pseudomonas mendocina genome, the region TGGCCAGCAGATAAAGCGGCAATATCCACCAGAGGCCCTTGCCGAACAGTTGCAATACGCCCAGCAGTGGCAAGACGCACAGCGAAGCGAGCATCACGGCCTTGCCAGAGAAATTCTGTATGGAAGCCTTGCCCACCACCTTGTACGCCGATCTGTCGGACGTCTTTCGCGATGCCGGGGCAGCCTTGTCGGGACTTTTCGGTTTGCGCCGTATCGCCTGGCGATCAAGGCTCAACTCACCGGCCAGACGCAGGTGCTCCGCGCGCGGCCGGCCACGCTGGTCACGTCCTTCGATGAACAGTACGTCATCCCCCGGCTGTGGGCGCCGGTCGCCGCGCATTACCGAGATATGCGCGAACACATCCGCCCCGCCGTTTTCCGGCTGGATGAAACCGAAACCCTTGGCGTCGTCCCAGCTTTTCAGGCGTCCCTTGCGCTCGTTGCCAATCACGGCTGCGCAGTGCTCCAGTCGATCAGGTGCAGTTGCCAAGTAGCGAGAATCACCAGGCCAAAAGCGATGCGATACCAGGCGAACACAGCGTAGCTGTGACTGGTGATGAACTTGAGCAGTGCACGCACGGTGATCATCGCCACGATGAAGGTGCTGACGAAACCGATGGCGAAGATCGGTAGGTCGCTCACCTGCAGAATGTCGCGGTACTTGAACAACGAATAGACCGTGGCCGCAACCATCGTCGGCATCGCCAGAAAGAAGGAAAACTCGGTCGCGGCCTTGCGCGACAGACCGAATACCAGCCCGCCGATAATGGTGGCACCCGAGCGCGATGTCCCCGGAATCAGCGCCAGGCACTGCGCGAAGCCGACCTTCAGGGCCAGTTTCCAGTTCATCTCATCGACCGTTTCAGCCTGAATCGTATGGGCGCGCTTCTCGGCCCAGAGCATGATGATCCCGCCGATGATCAGCGCCATCGCGACGGTAATCGGGTTGAACAGCCAGTGTTCGATCAGGTCGGCGAAGGCCAGACCGAAGACCACCGCCGGAATGAACGCCAGGAGCAGATTGAAGCTGAAGCGCTGGGCCTTCGGATCGCTGGGCAAACCCAGGATCACACCCAATACTTTCGCGCGAAATTCCCATATGACAGCCAGAATGGCGCCGAGCTGGATGATGATCTTGAACGCAGTTGCCGTCTCGCCGTTGAAGCCCAGCAGGTCACCGACCACGATCAGGTGCCCGGTGCTGGAAATGGGCAAGAACTCGGTCAGGCCTTCCACAATGCCCAGAATCAGGGCCTGAAAGGCCATCCAGATATCCATCAAATCCCCCAAAGCGCGGCGACTCACCTACGCGTAAAACTAAAACGTGGAACACAGATCCCGCCGTGGGACACAAACCCGCCGCGGAGGTTCCTCGCGTAGGTCTAGCTCGGTGCTCGCTCAGGTTCTGTACCGAACGGCCGAAATGCTATCAGACAACTAGAGTGAATAATGCGGCGATGTGACAGTATGGCCTCGCGCACTCTAGAGTTGCCCTGACGCCGACAATTACAACAATCAGGTATTCGTCCATGAACAGCTTACGTAGTCTTCCCATCAGCCGCCGCCTATGGCTGATCCTGGCGCTGGCCATCCTGACGCTGATCCTGCAGGGCGCCTACATGCTGCGCCAGATCCACTCCGACCTCTACCTCGGCAAAGCGGAAAAGACCGAGCACGTGGTGCAGAGCGCAGCCGGAATTCTCAAGCACTTCCACAGCCTGGAAAGCACCGGCAGCCTGAGCCGCGAAGAGGCGCAGAAGCAGGCCATGGAAGTGATTCGCGGCTTGCGCTACGACGGCCAGGAGTACTTCTGGATCAATGACCAGACCCCAGTCATGCTCATGCACCCGATCAACGCCAAGCTCGAGGGACAGAATCTGTCGGGTTTCAAGGACCCGGACGGCAAGGAGCTGTTCAACGAGATGGTCGCCGTTACCCGCAGCAAGGGCGCCGGCCAGGTCGACTACCGCTGGCCGAAACCAGGCGCCAGCGACCCCGTACCGAAGATTTCCTACGTCGAACTGTTTCAGCCCTGGGTTGGATCATCGGCTCCGGGGTGTATGTCGATGACGTGCAGGAGGAATTCAGAACCCAGGCGCTCAAAGCCATGAGCATCGGCCTGTTGATCGCCCTGCTCCTCGCTGCCCTGGTGGTGCTGATCACCCGCAGCATCGTCCAGCCGCTGCAGCATGCCGTGGCAGCCATGGCCAACATTGCCAGCGGTGAAGGCGACCTGACCCGCAACCTCGACACCCACGGCCGCGACGAGCTCACCTCGCTGGCCACCCATTTCAACGCCTTCACCGACAAGCTGCGCCATGTCATCCGGCAGATGCTCGACTCGGCAGGCTCACTGGAGCAGGCCGCAGGCACCCTCGGCGATATCTCCAGCGAAGCGCAGCGCCACAGCCAACAACAGGCGCAGCAAATGGAACTGGTCGCTACCGCCGTCAACCAGGTGACCTACGGTGTGCAGGACGTGGCGAAAAACGCCGAACACGCCTCCAGTGAGATGCACACGGCCGAGGATCAGGCCAGGCAGGG harbors:
- a CDS encoding DUF1294 domain-containing protein is translated as MIGNERKGRLKSWDDAKGFGFIQPENGGADVFAHISVMRGDRRPQPGDDVLFIEGRDQRGRPRAEHLRLAGELSLDRQAIRRKPKSPDKAAPASRKTSDRSAYKVVGKASIQNFSGKAVMLASLCVLPLLGVLQLFGKGLWWILPLYLLASLLSFVQYWLDKRSAQNGSRRTAENTLHLVELAGGWPGALIAQQIFRHKTRKASYQAVFWMIVAAHQIFWVDLLLFDGAYIARHVPLLVQ
- a CDS encoding undecaprenyl-diphosphate phosphatase → MDIWMAFQALILGIVEGLTEFLPISSTGHLIVVGDLLGFNGETATAFKIIIQLGAILAVIWEFRAKVLGVILGLPSDPKAQRFSFNLLLAFIPAVVFGLAFADLIEHWLFNPITVAMALIIGGIIMLWAEKRAHTIQAETVDEMNWKLALKVGFAQCLALIPGTSRSGATIIGGLVFGLSRKAATEFSFFLAMPTMVAATVYSLFKYRDILQVSDLPIFAIGFVSTFIVAMITVRALLKFITSHSYAVFAWYRIAFGLVILATWQLHLIDWSTAQP